A single region of the Tigriopus californicus strain San Diego chromosome 8, Tcal_SD_v2.1, whole genome shotgun sequence genome encodes:
- the LOC131885396 gene encoding uncharacterized protein LOC131885396 (The sequence of the model RefSeq protein was modified relative to this genomic sequence to represent the inferred CDS: added 18 bases not found in genome assembly), with protein MSIQAGQDDQTQKQDGRISKLERQMAEALKDSPKIQSNNCPPSETSLTTDGPKEKEIHLRSFVKEFFAQTTMHGTKYIAEEVNILDRLIWTVVVIAALSYSCYVVNESITEFQTNPTITSYESADIREVFFPAITVDGGSIWNHWGLTRALLDPLSDDGFATLNRRLGPLKIRLYQTIYPLILTHVESVLGRNITVQEIRDLHNDKDFPDGISALTTIFSNSEFQAFFQQPMFVNFGARYLENDLLTYLAAMRMDFPNETTDLLYNEFQDYVAEAIITLGKWHQHIWDERNSVLENVFNSLTDQFRPKQKSLDACTNGTDICLDALNYVGARLIALAIFRSDLVTFTEFGHFLERYFEAVHKMPLLWGQLKSLTESYLIFGEQSRGKRYSPPQGDIAPDLEPFPTSLEEQIVSDILTEGASRFFKTMELNMSLYEISQVLDLPYHAGEAQLYQAKEIYKRMKCYNFDYLGNFNTSKCGQDEHPKIAGCCRIWEAISTQHEGVLKMMRFNQQAPHWNSEDNAMFEEAQQGYFGDFEDIKKPYGVSNPRIFGCQWLGFPTEDHIASCNLFHRLFTNAGMGYTFNSADYEDLFLDTSYLNTFKTVMNAKIRSHGKPVILVDGPGPQNTLKIHVELSRQFDNFIKFGNPQYSWSGGIPRSSFRSLDKSFKIGIHHPGSLADLRNDYIKVKPGFEYQVLITPQVHTAEESLRSMPLEKRKCQFQDESSGSVLFKSYSQTNCQLECRLKLAVEQCGCLPWNYPHMVLDGQLTKLCDYRGNFCVEQILQQPTTLQDCRCYPLCETITYPYSMNMKVMERPCSSESKSFVLLDYGQSSDLSPFVSFPIEDYLTGKNRSYEALTVGKEEFCHERCDNSAVVEFQILGTSVTVVKKSARTTFIGALANFGGLVALFTGMSILSLFEALFWIWKYLRGTIFRCHGRKQNANAEHLMLT; from the exons CAAGACGATCAAACTCAGAAGCAGGATGGGCGAATCAGCAAACTTGAAAGGCAAATGGCAGAGGCTCTTAAAGACTCGCCGAAGATCCAATCAAATAATTGCCCACCCTCGGAAACTTCGCTAACAACAGATGGTccgaaagagaaagagattcATCTGAGATCATTTGTGAAGGAGTTTTTCGCCCAAACCACGATGCATGGTACCAAGTACATTGCTGAAGAGGTCAACATTCTTGATCGTCTGATTTGGACTGTCGTAGTCATAGCTGCTCTCTCTTACTCCTGTTATGTGGTGAATGAGTCCATTACTGAATTCCAAACCAATCCCACCATCACCTCCTACGAGAGCGCCGACATTAGAGAGGTTTTCTTTCCCGCCATAACGGTGGATGGCGGATCCATCTGGAACCACTGGGGATTGACTAGGGCATTACTGGATCCCCTGTCCGATGACGGTTTTGCAACGCTGAACAGGAGATTGGGACCTCTCAAGATAAGACTGTACCAAACAATTTACCCCCTTATCCTGACACATGTGGAAAGTGTTTTGGGTCGAAACATCACCGTGCAAGAGATCAGAGACCTCCACAACGATAAAGACTTTCCGGATGGAATCTCAGCCCTCAcaacaatattttcaaactcGGAATTTCAAGCCTTCTTTCAACAACCCATGTTTGTAAATTTTGGTGCGAGGTACCTGGAAAACGACCTTTTGACTTATTTGGCTGCTATGCGTATGGATTTCCCAAATGAGACGACAGACCTCCTTTACAACGAGTTTCAAGACTATGTAGCGGAAGCGATAATCACATTGGGAAAATGGCACCAACATATTTGGGATGAAAGGAATTCAGTTCTTGAGAATGTCTTCAATAGCCTGACTGATCAATTCCGACCGAAGCAAAAAAGTCTAGATGCTTGCACCAATGGGACAGATATTTGCCTGGATGCCTTGAATTATGTGGGCGCCCGACTGATTGCCTTGGCTATATTCCGGTCCGATCTAGTGACCTTTACagaatttggccattttctcgaGCGCTACTTTGAGGCAGTTCACAAGATGCCATTGTTGTGGGGCCAACTTAAAAGTTTAACGGAGtcttatttgatatttggtgaGCAATCTAGAGGCAAGCGATACAGTCCTCCCCAGGGCGATATAGCTCCTGACCTCGAACCCTTCCCCACTAGCTTGGAAGAACAAATCGTGTCAGACATTTTGACCGAAGGGGCCAGCCGATTTTTTAAGACCATGGAACTGAACATGTCTCTGTATGAGATCAGTCAAGTTTTAGATTTACCTTATCATGCAGGAGAGGCTCAACTTTACCAAGCCAAAGAGATctataaaagaatgaagtgctACAACTTTGATTATCTCGGCAACTTCAACACGTCTAAATGTGGGCAGGACGAGCATCCCAAAATCGCCGGCTGTTGTCGGATTTGGGAGGCCATTTCGACTCAACATGAGGGGGTTCTCAAAATGATGCGATTCAACCAACAAGCTCCACATTGGAACTCGGAGGATAACGCCATGTTTGAAGAAGCGCAACAAGGCTACTTCGGAGATTTTGAGGATATTAAAAAACCGTATGGAGTAAGCAATCCCAGGATTTTTGGCTGCCAATGGCTAGGATTTCCCACTGAAGATCACATAGCTTCCTGCAACTTATTTCATAGACTTTTCACCAATGCCGGGATGGGATacaccttcaattctgctgATTATGAAGATTTATTCTTAGACACGTCGTATTTGAATACGTTCAAAACGGTAATGAATGCGAAGATAAGATCTCATGGGAAACCAGTAATATTGGTCGATGGGCCTGGACCCCAAAATACTTTGAAAATTCATGTCGAGCTAAGCCGACAATTCgacaatttcatcaaatttggcaacCCTCAGTATAGCTGGAGCGGAGGCATACCTAGAAGTTCATTCCGCTCTTTGGATAAGTCTTTCAAAATCGGCATCCACCACCCAGGAAGCTTGGCTGACCTCCGGAATGACTACATCAAGGTCAAACCCGGATTCGAATACCAAGTCCTGATCACTCCACAAGTTCACACGGCTGAAGAATCGCTCCGTTCCATGCCTTTGGAAAAACGGAAATGCCAATTCCAAGACGAGAGCTCTGGTTCGGTCCTCTTTAAATCTTACTCTCAGACCAACTGTCAACTGGAATGTCGACTGAAATTGGCAGTCGAACAATGTGGATGTTTGCCATGGAACTATCCCCATATGGTTCTGGATGGTCAGTTGACCAAGCTCTGTGATTACCGTGGAAATTTTTGTGTGGAGCAAATCCTTCAGCAACCCACAACGTTGCAGGATTGTCGTTGCTATCCCCTTTGTGAAACAATCACATATCCTTATTCAATGAACATGAAAGTCATGGAACGTCCCTGCTCATCAG AATCAAAGTCGTTCGTTCTCTTGGATTATGGCCAAAGCTCAGACCTGTCTCCATTTGTTTCGTTTCCGATCGAAGACTACCTAACCGGAAAGAATCGATCTTATGAAGCACTGACAGTAGGAAAAGAAGAGTTTTGTCATGAAAGATGCGACAATTCGGCCGTGGTGGAATTCCAAATTTTAGGGACAAGTGTGACAGTCGTCAAAAAAAGCGCTCGAACAACTTTCATAGGGGCTTTGGCGAATTTTG GCGGACTGGTTGCTCTGTTCACAGGAATGAGCATTTTGAGCTTATTTGAGGCACTCTTTTGGATATGGAAGTACCTCCGAGGCACTATTTTCCGTTGCCATGGCAGAAAACAAAACGCAAACGCTGAACATCTAatgttgacttaa